The proteins below come from a single Micromonospora citrea genomic window:
- the otsB gene encoding trehalose-phosphatase: protein MPPLNLGNQQPQTPLDADRAWRTTARRAAGTVLFFDFDGTLAPVDDDPTAVRPAPKVLAAIEALAPVVRRVAIVSARPVEFLRDHLGGLAGIDLYGLYGLEHSHSGGETVTEPAALPWVPTMAELAEQARAELPEGALVEYKRLSVALHWRTAPQLGESVERWGRAQAERLGLKVQAGRMVLELKPPVDRDKGMVIDEVVRDAEGAWYFGDDVSDIKAFAALRARAAADPHFFGVCVAVANPETGHEVAEAADLTLDSPAALGDFLTDATRHLA from the coding sequence GTGCCGCCGTTGAACCTGGGCAACCAGCAGCCGCAGACCCCGTTGGACGCCGACCGGGCCTGGCGGACGACCGCCCGACGGGCGGCCGGAACCGTGCTCTTCTTCGACTTCGACGGCACCCTGGCCCCGGTCGACGACGACCCCACCGCGGTCCGGCCCGCGCCCAAGGTGCTCGCCGCCATCGAGGCGCTCGCCCCCGTCGTACGGCGGGTCGCGATCGTCTCCGCGCGGCCGGTGGAGTTCCTCCGCGACCACCTCGGCGGGCTGGCCGGGATCGACCTCTACGGCCTCTACGGCCTGGAGCACAGCCACTCCGGCGGGGAGACGGTGACCGAGCCGGCCGCCCTGCCGTGGGTACCCACCATGGCCGAGCTTGCCGAGCAGGCCCGGGCCGAGCTGCCCGAGGGCGCGCTGGTGGAATACAAGCGGCTCTCCGTCGCGCTGCACTGGCGCACGGCGCCCCAGCTGGGCGAGTCGGTGGAGCGGTGGGGCCGGGCCCAGGCCGAGCGCCTCGGGCTCAAGGTCCAGGCCGGGCGCATGGTGCTGGAGCTGAAGCCGCCGGTCGACCGGGACAAGGGCATGGTGATCGACGAGGTGGTCCGCGACGCCGAGGGCGCCTGGTACTTCGGCGACGACGTCTCCGACATCAAGGCCTTCGCCGCGCTGCGCGCCCGGGCCGCCGCCGATCCGCACTTCTTCGGCGTCTGCGTCGCCGTCGCCAACCCGGAGACCGGCCACGAGGTCGCCGAGGCCGCCGACCTGACCCTCGACTCGCCCGCCGCCCTGGGCGACTTCCTCACCGACGCCACCCGGCACCTCGCCTGA
- a CDS encoding PhoH family protein, with protein sequence MTTRRTTAGADRTTAATATTRRTTRSRRGPSAAPVDAEEPRPAGQAFVLDTSVLLSDPAAFHRFAEHEVVLPLVVISELEGKRHHPELGWFARQSLRMLDELRVRHGRLDRPVPANDSGGTLRVELNHSDDGVLPPGFRTDSNDARILSVALNLAAEGREVTLVSKDMPLRVKAASVGLRADEYRHGQASDPTWTGMAELELTEEQIGRLYAGETLDVDAAAGLPCHTGLVLQSGRGSALGRVLPDKTVRLVRGDREAFGVHGRSAEQRIALDLLLDESVGIVSLGGRAGTGKSALALCAGLEAVMERRRHRKVVVFRPLYAVGGQELGYLPGSESEKMSPWAQAVFDTLGAVVHENVLEEVTSRGLLEVLPLTHIRGRSLHDAFVIVDEAQSLERGVLLTVLSRIGQGSRVVLTHDVAQRDNLRVGRHDGVTAVIEALKGHPLFAHVTLSRSERSPIAAMVTDLLEDIPH encoded by the coding sequence GTGACGACTCGCCGTACGACCGCCGGGGCCGACCGGACCACGGCCGCGACTGCCACGACCCGCCGCACCACCCGGAGCCGCCGCGGCCCGTCCGCCGCTCCGGTCGACGCAGAGGAGCCCCGACCAGCCGGCCAGGCGTTCGTCCTGGACACCTCGGTGCTGCTCTCCGACCCGGCGGCCTTCCACCGGTTCGCCGAGCACGAGGTGGTCCTGCCGCTCGTGGTCATCTCCGAGCTGGAGGGCAAGCGGCACCACCCGGAGCTGGGCTGGTTCGCCCGGCAGTCCCTGCGCATGCTGGACGAGCTGCGGGTGCGGCACGGGCGGCTCGACCGCCCGGTGCCGGCCAACGACTCCGGCGGCACGCTGCGGGTGGAGCTGAACCACTCGGACGACGGCGTCCTGCCGCCGGGCTTCCGCACCGACTCCAACGACGCGCGGATCCTCTCCGTCGCGTTGAACCTCGCCGCCGAGGGGCGGGAGGTGACCCTGGTCAGCAAGGACATGCCGCTGCGCGTCAAGGCCGCCTCGGTGGGCCTGCGGGCCGACGAGTACCGGCACGGCCAGGCCAGCGACCCCACCTGGACGGGAATGGCCGAGCTGGAGCTGACGGAGGAGCAGATCGGTCGGCTCTACGCCGGCGAGACGCTCGACGTGGACGCCGCCGCCGGGCTGCCCTGCCACACCGGCCTGGTGCTGCAGTCGGGCCGCGGCTCCGCGCTCGGCCGGGTGCTGCCCGACAAGACGGTGCGGCTGGTGCGTGGCGACCGGGAGGCGTTCGGGGTGCACGGCCGCTCGGCCGAGCAGCGGATCGCCCTCGACCTGCTGCTCGACGAGTCGGTCGGCATCGTGTCGCTGGGCGGGCGGGCCGGGACGGGCAAGTCGGCGCTGGCCCTCTGCGCGGGGCTGGAGGCGGTGATGGAGCGCCGCCGGCACAGGAAGGTCGTCGTCTTCCGCCCCCTCTACGCCGTGGGCGGGCAGGAGCTGGGCTATCTCCCCGGCTCCGAGTCGGAGAAGATGTCGCCCTGGGCGCAGGCGGTCTTCGACACCCTCGGCGCGGTGGTGCACGAGAACGTGCTGGAGGAGGTCACCTCGCGCGGCCTGCTGGAGGTGCTGCCGCTGACCCACATCCGGGGCCGCAGCCTGCACGACGCCTTCGTGATCGTCGACGAGGCGCAGTCGCTGGAGCGCGGGGTGCTGCTCACGGTGCTCTCCCGGATCGGCCAGGGCTCCCGGGTGGTGCTCACCCACGACGTGGCGCAGCGGGACAATCTGCGCGTCGGCCGGCACGACGGGGTGACCGCGGTGATCGAGGCGCTCAAGGGCCATCCCCTCTTCGCCCACGTCACCCTCAGCCGTTCGGAGCGGTCGCCGATCGCCGCGATGGTGACGGACCTGCTGGAGGACATCCCGCACTGA
- a CDS encoding geranylgeranyl reductase family protein, with protein sequence MAAGSRTGGGRRRVGDESVGDEFDVVVVGAGPAGSAAALAARRAGASVLLLDRSDFPRDKACGDGIAAHALDVLAELGVPDAVAGHAPLPALRLVGPGGGTVARALPRPAYTVPRTVFDARLVAAAVAAGAQLRRHAVRRVEVRPGRVVLDGDVAARAVVGADGAGSVVRRALGHRPNPDRHLALAIRGYAPALPGPPEQLIVTSAPRWPAYAWSFPIGDGRANVGYGEVLRGEPLTRAHLVDRLGALLPGTDPAAVTDLRAHHLPLSTHRPPPGRDRVVLAGDALSLINPFTGEGIFYALLSGALAGAAAAGSPEQAARRYAAELRGRLGGHLRHSSFAAWLARRRRVVDAAVRAARRDDRVYRTVVELGLGDGRLDARTLGMIGIGLPAWDRHPRR encoded by the coding sequence ATGGCCGCAGGGAGCCGGACCGGCGGTGGGAGGCGACGCGTGGGCGACGAATCCGTGGGGGACGAGTTCGACGTGGTGGTGGTCGGGGCCGGCCCGGCGGGATCGGCCGCCGCGCTGGCGGCCCGGCGGGCGGGGGCGAGCGTGCTGCTGCTGGACCGCTCCGACTTCCCCCGGGACAAGGCGTGCGGTGACGGCATCGCCGCGCACGCGCTGGACGTCCTCGCCGAGCTGGGAGTGCCCGACGCGGTGGCCGGGCACGCGCCGCTGCCGGCGTTGCGCCTGGTCGGTCCGGGTGGCGGCACGGTGGCCCGGGCGCTGCCCCGGCCGGCGTACACCGTGCCCCGGACGGTCTTCGACGCCCGGCTGGTGGCGGCGGCGGTCGCGGCCGGCGCGCAGCTACGACGGCACGCCGTGCGTCGGGTCGAGGTCCGGCCCGGCCGGGTCGTGCTCGACGGGGACGTGGCCGCGCGGGCGGTGGTCGGCGCGGACGGCGCCGGCTCGGTCGTCCGGCGGGCGCTCGGGCACCGGCCGAATCCGGACCGCCACCTGGCGCTCGCCATCCGGGGGTACGCGCCCGCGCTGCCCGGCCCGCCCGAACAGCTCATCGTCACCTCGGCGCCGCGCTGGCCGGCGTACGCCTGGTCGTTCCCGATCGGCGACGGTCGGGCGAACGTGGGGTACGGGGAGGTGTTGCGGGGCGAGCCGCTGACCCGGGCGCACCTGGTGGACCGGCTCGGCGCGCTGCTGCCGGGCACCGACCCCGCCGCGGTGACCGACCTGCGGGCCCACCACCTGCCGTTGTCGACGCACCGGCCCCCGCCCGGGCGCGACCGGGTGGTGCTGGCCGGCGACGCGCTCTCGCTGATCAATCCGTTCACCGGGGAGGGGATCTTCTACGCCCTGCTCTCCGGCGCGCTCGCCGGCGCGGCGGCGGCCGGCTCGCCCGAGCAGGCCGCCCGGCGGTACGCGGCGGAGCTGCGGGGCCGGCTCGGCGGCCACCTGCGGCACAGTTCGTTCGCGGCGTGGCTGGCCCGGCGGCGGCGGGTGGTGGACGCGGCGGTCCGCGCGGCGCGCCGGGACGACCGGGTCTACCGGACGGTGGTCGAGCTGGGACTGGGCGACGGGCGGCTCGACGCGCGCACCCTGGGCATGATCGGCATCGGTCTGCCGGCGTGGGATCGCCATCCGAGGCGGTGA
- a CDS encoding isoprenyl transferase: MTLRDLIYSVYERRLTAKLAGKPVPRHVGVMCDGNRRWAREMGFVDPNDGHRVGAAKIKHVLGWCDQAGIGHVTLYLLATDNLRRPAKELDPLLQIIEDLVVELAEEGNPWRLRMVGALDLLPASTAAALKAAEERTRERSGGAEVNIAVGYGGRREITDAVRSLLLEHAAAGGTIEELAEVLDVEHIAEHLYTRGQPDPDLVIRTSGEQRLSGFMLWQSAHSEFYFCELNWPDFRHIDFLRALRSYANRQRRYGV, translated from the coding sequence ATGACTCTGCGGGACCTGATCTATTCGGTGTACGAGCGCCGGCTCACGGCCAAGCTCGCGGGCAAGCCGGTGCCCCGGCACGTCGGCGTGATGTGCGACGGGAACCGCAGATGGGCCCGCGAGATGGGCTTCGTCGACCCGAACGACGGTCACCGGGTCGGCGCCGCCAAGATCAAACACGTGTTGGGCTGGTGCGACCAGGCCGGCATCGGGCACGTCACGCTCTATCTCCTGGCCACCGACAACCTGCGCAGGCCGGCCAAGGAACTCGACCCGCTGCTGCAGATCATCGAGGACCTGGTGGTCGAGCTGGCCGAGGAGGGCAACCCCTGGCGGCTGCGCATGGTCGGCGCGCTCGACCTGCTGCCGGCGTCGACCGCCGCGGCGCTCAAGGCCGCCGAGGAGCGCACCCGCGAGCGCAGCGGCGGGGCCGAGGTCAACATCGCGGTCGGCTACGGCGGCCGGCGGGAGATCACCGACGCGGTGCGCTCGCTGCTGCTGGAGCACGCCGCCGCGGGCGGCACCATCGAGGAGTTGGCCGAGGTGCTGGACGTCGAGCACATCGCCGAGCACCTCTACACCCGCGGCCAACCCGACCCGGACCTGGTCATCCGCACCAGCGGCGAGCAGCGCCTCTCCGGCTTCATGCTCTGGCAGTCCGCCCACTCGGAGTTCTACTTCTGCGAGCTGAACTGGCCGGATTTCCGGCACATCGACTTCCTCCGCGCCCTGCGCTCCTACGCCAACCGCCAGCGTCGCTACGGCGTCTGA
- a CDS encoding DMT family transporter: MTAAGTTAPPAPQAPSATRRIAGVGLATASGVAVAVQSRISGELGVRLADGIAAAVVSFGVGLLVLLVLVPATPGERRGLVALRAALAGGALRPWQCLGGVCGAFLVAAQGLTIGALGVAVFTVAVVAGQSGSSLAVDRAGIGPNGRQPVTAQRLAGAALTVVAVLLAVGDRLGDPGTLGLALLPLLAGVAIAWQQAVNGRVRAASGSALTATLVNFSVGTAALLATFAVDVAVRGWPAGDLPSEPWFYLGGPIGIVFIAIAAAVVRFTGVLLLGLASIAGQIVGAVLLDLLLPTAASRPSGTTLLGAALTMVAVGVAALAPAAPRRPHRPT; encoded by the coding sequence GTGACCGCCGCCGGGACGACGGCCCCGCCGGCCCCGCAGGCTCCGTCGGCGACGCGCCGGATCGCCGGCGTGGGCCTGGCGACCGCCTCCGGGGTCGCCGTGGCCGTGCAGTCCCGGATCAGCGGCGAGCTGGGCGTACGCCTGGCCGACGGGATCGCCGCCGCGGTGGTCTCGTTCGGCGTGGGCCTGCTGGTGCTGCTGGTGCTGGTCCCCGCCACCCCGGGTGAGCGGCGAGGGCTGGTCGCCCTGCGGGCCGCGCTCGCGGGGGGCGCCCTGCGGCCGTGGCAGTGCCTGGGCGGGGTGTGCGGGGCGTTCCTGGTGGCCGCCCAGGGGTTGACGATCGGCGCGCTCGGCGTCGCGGTCTTCACCGTTGCGGTGGTCGCCGGCCAGTCCGGCAGCAGCCTGGCCGTCGACCGGGCGGGGATCGGCCCGAACGGGCGCCAGCCGGTCACCGCCCAGCGGCTGGCCGGCGCGGCGCTGACCGTGGTCGCGGTCCTGCTGGCCGTCGGCGACCGGCTCGGTGACCCGGGCACCCTCGGGCTGGCCCTGCTGCCGCTGCTCGCCGGGGTGGCCATCGCCTGGCAGCAGGCGGTCAACGGCCGGGTACGCGCGGCCTCCGGCAGCGCCCTGACCGCCACGCTTGTCAACTTCTCCGTCGGCACGGCGGCCCTGCTGGCGACGTTCGCCGTGGACGTCGCGGTCCGGGGCTGGCCGGCCGGCGACCTGCCGTCGGAGCCCTGGTTCTACCTGGGCGGCCCGATCGGGATCGTGTTCATCGCGATCGCGGCCGCGGTCGTCCGGTTCACCGGCGTGCTGCTGCTCGGCCTGGCCAGCATCGCCGGTCAGATCGTCGGCGCCGTGCTGCTGGACCTGCTGCTGCCCACGGCGGCCTCCCGCCCGAGCGGCACCACCCTGCTCGGCGCGGCGCTGACCATGGTCGCGGTCGGAGTCGCCGCCCTGGCCCCGGCCGCGCCCCGCCGGCCGCATCGCCCGACCTGA
- a CDS encoding lytic transglycosylase domain-containing protein: MSRLWSRFGARTAAVALLSVGVAGGVYLGEDRQTQQQGLTSQASVAVEQAELEYQRERQAAHQMQSAKQRAAEYQAKLRAAAAAKEAAKRAREAEAAAASRKQAREAAAKAAAEKAAESKPYDGPIPASCAEYSGNREVGCALMVKAGFGMDQFPCLDRLWNKESGWNHKARNPSSGAYGIPQALPGSKMASVADDWQTNPATQIKWGLGYIEGRYGSPCKAWAHSQDVGWY; the protein is encoded by the coding sequence GTGAGTCGGCTGTGGAGCCGGTTCGGCGCCCGCACGGCCGCTGTCGCGCTGCTCTCCGTGGGCGTGGCAGGCGGTGTCTACCTGGGCGAAGACCGCCAGACCCAGCAACAGGGCCTGACCTCGCAGGCCAGTGTGGCCGTCGAGCAGGCCGAGCTGGAATACCAGCGCGAACGGCAGGCCGCGCACCAGATGCAGTCCGCGAAGCAGCGTGCCGCCGAATACCAGGCGAAGCTGCGCGCCGCCGCCGCGGCCAAGGAGGCCGCCAAGCGAGCCCGCGAGGCCGAGGCCGCCGCCGCGTCGCGGAAGCAGGCCCGCGAGGCCGCCGCCAAGGCCGCCGCGGAGAAAGCCGCCGAGAGCAAGCCGTACGACGGGCCCATCCCGGCCTCCTGCGCGGAATACAGCGGCAACCGCGAGGTCGGCTGCGCGCTCATGGTGAAGGCCGGCTTCGGGATGGACCAGTTCCCCTGCCTGGACAGGCTCTGGAACAAGGAGAGCGGCTGGAACCACAAGGCCCGCAACCCCTCCTCCGGGGCGTACGGCATCCCGCAGGCGCTGCCGGGCAGCAAGATGGCCTCGGTCGCCGACGACTGGCAGACCAACCCGGCGACCCAGATCAAGTGGGGTCTCGGCTACATCGAGGGCCGCTACGGCTCGCCCTGCAAGGCCTGGGCGCACTCCCAGGACGTGGGCTGGTACTGA
- a CDS encoding rhomboid family intramembrane serine protease, translated as MNLHPGSGDPHRFGTEAFYAALGRAFVAMCAVVPFLFLIEALDQGLAAGFDTTAGIIPKRIDGLDGVFFSPFLHHGFDHLYSNSIPLILLGTFVLAAGARRFLWSTLVIVLVSGLGVWFTGSSNSVVVGASGVIFGYLGILLMRGIVERSWWNFAVFLLVGLLYGWQLVGILPTDERISWQGHLFGLLGGAVAAVVFRRRRDDLGGPYRSESTLSMP; from the coding sequence GTGAACCTGCACCCGGGAAGCGGCGACCCGCACCGGTTCGGCACCGAGGCGTTCTACGCCGCCCTCGGCCGGGCCTTCGTCGCCATGTGCGCGGTGGTGCCGTTCCTGTTCCTCATCGAGGCCCTCGACCAGGGGCTGGCGGCCGGCTTCGACACCACCGCCGGGATCATCCCGAAACGCATCGACGGGCTCGACGGGGTGTTCTTCTCGCCGTTCCTGCACCACGGCTTCGACCACCTCTACAGCAACAGCATCCCGCTGATCCTGCTCGGCACGTTCGTGCTCGCCGCCGGTGCCCGCCGCTTCCTCTGGTCGACGCTCGTCATCGTCCTGGTCAGCGGGCTGGGGGTGTGGTTCACCGGCTCGTCCAACTCGGTCGTGGTCGGGGCCAGCGGCGTCATCTTCGGCTACCTGGGCATCCTGCTCATGCGCGGCATCGTCGAGCGGAGCTGGTGGAACTTCGCGGTCTTCCTGCTGGTCGGCCTGCTCTACGGCTGGCAACTGGTCGGCATCCTTCCCACCGACGAGCGGATCTCCTGGCAGGGGCACCTGTTCGGGCTGCTCGGCGGGGCGGTCGCCGCCGTCGTGTTCCGCCGTCGCCGCGACGACCTCGGCGGCCCGTACCGCTCGGAGTCCACCCTCAGCATGCCCTGA
- a CDS encoding XRE family transcriptional regulator — translation MTETANARKIAFATFVRRALDEARATRAWSGTEVSRRTGVSRQTINRWVRGDWASDPEAERVVAFCEGLGLNPATAFAALGWDRAATPRDTPAPPPMDPDVEALLRRLVDPDVSDAEKFHIRETIRYLAYRPTLPVGVRKRGKQAG, via the coding sequence GTGACCGAGACGGCCAACGCACGGAAGATCGCCTTCGCCACCTTCGTCCGTCGGGCACTCGACGAGGCCCGGGCCACCCGGGCCTGGAGCGGCACCGAGGTCTCGCGGCGCACCGGCGTCTCCCGGCAGACCATCAACCGCTGGGTCCGGGGCGACTGGGCCAGCGACCCGGAGGCCGAGCGCGTGGTGGCGTTCTGCGAGGGGCTCGGGCTCAACCCGGCGACCGCCTTCGCCGCCCTCGGCTGGGACCGGGCCGCGACGCCCCGCGACACCCCCGCCCCGCCCCCGATGGACCCCGACGTGGAGGCGCTGCTGCGCCGCCTCGTCGACCCGGACGTCTCCGACGCGGAGAAGTTCCACATCCGGGAGACCATCCGTTACCTCGCATACCGCCCGACCCTGCCGGTCGGTGTCCGAAAACGAGGTAAACAGGCCGGCTAG
- the glpX gene encoding class II fructose-bisphosphatase has protein sequence MTNTTRTRIPQDLDRNLALDLVRVTEAAAMAAGRWVGRGDKEGGDGAAVDAMRKLINSIPMRGVVVIGEGEKDNAPMLFNGEEVGDGTGPEVDVAVDPIDGTTLMSKGMPNALAVLAVAERGAMFDPSAVFYMEKLAVGPAYADVVDINAGVADNLRRIAKVKGTDIDEVTVCVLDRPRHDDLVGQIRRAGAGIRFISDGDIAGAIAAARGESDVDVLMGIGGTPEGITAACALKCMGGVMQAKLWPRDAEEREKALAAGHDLERVLTTDDLVTGDNCFFVATGVTSGDLLRGVRYRAGGAYTQSIVMRSKSGTIRVIDSYHRLEKLALYSAIDFDGRPLAEQE, from the coding sequence ATGACGAACACCACCAGGACGCGGATCCCACAGGATCTCGACCGCAACCTCGCCCTCGATCTGGTTCGGGTCACCGAAGCCGCGGCGATGGCCGCCGGCCGCTGGGTCGGCCGGGGCGACAAGGAGGGCGGCGACGGAGCAGCCGTCGACGCGATGCGCAAGCTGATCAACTCGATCCCCATGCGGGGCGTCGTGGTGATCGGCGAAGGTGAGAAGGACAACGCGCCGATGCTCTTCAACGGCGAGGAGGTCGGCGACGGCACCGGGCCCGAGGTCGACGTGGCGGTCGACCCGATCGACGGCACCACGCTGATGAGCAAGGGCATGCCCAACGCCCTGGCCGTGCTCGCGGTCGCCGAGCGTGGGGCGATGTTCGACCCGAGCGCCGTGTTCTACATGGAGAAGCTCGCGGTCGGCCCGGCGTACGCCGACGTGGTGGACATCAACGCCGGGGTGGCCGACAACCTGCGCCGAATCGCCAAGGTCAAGGGCACCGACATCGACGAGGTGACGGTCTGCGTCCTGGACCGGCCCCGCCACGACGACCTGGTCGGGCAGATCCGGCGCGCCGGGGCGGGCATCCGCTTCATCTCCGACGGCGACATCGCGGGCGCCATCGCCGCCGCCCGTGGCGAGTCGGACGTCGACGTGCTGATGGGCATCGGCGGCACCCCGGAGGGGATCACCGCGGCCTGCGCCCTGAAGTGCATGGGCGGGGTCATGCAGGCCAAGCTGTGGCCGCGCGACGCCGAGGAGCGGGAGAAGGCGCTGGCCGCCGGGCACGACCTGGAGCGGGTGCTCACCACCGACGACCTCGTCACCGGCGACAACTGCTTCTTCGTGGCGACCGGGGTCACCTCCGGCGACCTGCTGCGCGGCGTCCGTTACCGGGCCGGTGGGGCGTACACGCAGTCGATCGTGATGCGCTCGAAGAGCGGCACGATCCGGGTGATCGACTCGTACCACCGGCTGGAGAAGCTCGCCCTCTACTCGGCGATCGACTTCGACGGCCGCCCCCTGGCCGAGCAGGAGTGA
- a CDS encoding NAD(P)/FAD-dependent oxidoreductase, which translates to MREVDVAVIGAGPVGLFAAYYAGFRGLSVAVVDALPEPGGQITAMYPEKLIHDVAGFPAVKGRDLVANLVAQAAPFDPLYLLGTRAEKLSHVDGRPVLGLAGGEQLRCGAVIVTGGLGSFTPRPLPVAEHFVGTGIVYFVPQPAELAGRDVLIVGGGDSAFDWALTLQPLARSVTLAHRREKFRAHAATVARVLELPVRVIVNAEVTGLHGDGAVTGAEVTVRGGAAELLPVDTVVAALGFTADLGPLAEWGLRLDRRHIVVDSAMATNLPRVFAAGDITEYPGKVRLIATGFGEAATAVNNAAVAIDPGAHLFPGHSSDGT; encoded by the coding sequence ATGCGCGAGGTCGATGTCGCCGTGATCGGGGCCGGTCCGGTCGGGCTGTTCGCGGCGTACTACGCCGGCTTCCGCGGGCTCTCCGTCGCGGTCGTCGACGCGCTGCCCGAGCCCGGCGGCCAGATCACCGCCATGTACCCGGAGAAGCTGATCCACGACGTGGCCGGCTTCCCGGCGGTCAAGGGGCGGGACCTGGTCGCCAACCTCGTCGCCCAGGCGGCCCCGTTCGACCCGCTCTACCTGCTCGGCACCCGCGCGGAGAAGCTCTCCCACGTCGACGGGCGGCCGGTGCTCGGTCTCGCCGGCGGCGAGCAGCTCCGCTGCGGGGCGGTGATCGTCACCGGCGGGCTGGGCAGCTTCACGCCCCGCCCGCTGCCGGTGGCGGAGCACTTCGTCGGCACGGGCATTGTCTACTTCGTGCCGCAGCCGGCCGAGCTGGCGGGGCGGGACGTGCTGATCGTCGGCGGCGGGGACTCCGCCTTCGACTGGGCGCTGACGCTCCAGCCGCTGGCCCGGTCGGTCACGCTGGCGCACCGGCGGGAGAAGTTCCGCGCCCACGCCGCCACCGTCGCCCGGGTGCTGGAGCTGCCGGTGCGCGTGATCGTCAACGCCGAGGTGACCGGGCTGCACGGCGACGGCGCGGTCACCGGCGCCGAGGTCACCGTACGCGGCGGCGCGGCCGAGCTGCTGCCGGTCGACACGGTGGTCGCCGCCCTCGGCTTCACCGCCGACCTCGGCCCCCTGGCCGAGTGGGGGCTGCGGCTGGACCGCCGGCACATCGTGGTCGACAGCGCGATGGCGACGAACCTGCCCCGGGTCTTCGCCGCCGGGGACATCACCGAGTACCCGGGCAAGGTGCGGCTGATCGCGACCGGCTTCGGCGAGGCCGCCACGGCGGTGAACAACGCGGCGGTGGCCATCGACCCGGGCGCCCACCTCTTCCCCGGGCACTCCTCCGACGGCACCTGA